From the Armatimonadota bacterium genome, the window CGTGCACCTCCGCTTCCCGGGCATGACAGAGCAGCACACCGTCTGCACCCGGCTTTATCGTCGAAACAATCTGTGTAACCACCGGCTTGCCTGCCAGTTTCAGCTCCACCACCGTTGCGGCGGGGTCTATGCGCTTCGGTTTGGAGATATATACCACCGTGTAACCGTCTCCGTTCTGTGCACGCTCGGTGCGCACCTTCAACGGCTCGTTGCCCAGCAGGGCGCGTGCGCTCAGCACCTTTGTCTCCAAACCCTCCAGGCGCAGGTCTCCCTCGGGCCAGGTAAAGACGTGCAGGTAGAGCGTGTTACCCTTCACCGTGCAGCGTCCGTCAAACGAGAGCTTGCGGAAGGGGCTTTGGGTGGTGCCGTAGATGCTTTTGCCGTTTACCTTCATCCACTGCCCGATGCGTTGCAGGCGTTCGACAATAGGTTCCGGGAAGGTTCCTTCAGCAGTGGGACCGACATTGAGCAGGAAGTTGCCTCCCTTGTGCGCGATGTCGCACAGCTTGCGGATGAGGTCTTCCGCCGATTTCCAGTTGGTGTCGTTCTTCGCGTAGCCCCAGGTATCGTTGATGGTCATGCAGGTTTCCCACAAACGCCCACCGGGCATCGCGCCTGCAGGGATGGTTTGCTCGGGTGTGGAGAAGTCTTCCGGCAGATGGTTGCGGTCGTTGATGAGAATCTGTGGCTGCAAGCTGCGGATGAAGGCGTTCACTTCCGCTGAGCGCAACTCCTGTGCGTTATGCTCCCATCCACCGTCAAACCACAGCACGCCTATTGGACCGTAGTTTGTCAATAGCTCGCGCAGCTGCCCCTTCATGAAATCAATATAGCGGTTCAGGTCTGCTCCGGTAGCGGGGCGTACGTCGCGCTCCCATGGTCGGCGAGGCAGGTAGTCGGGATGATGCCAGTCCATGATGGAGTAGTAGAAGCAAAGCTTGATGCCTTGCCACTTGCACTCCTGCGCCAGCTCCTTCATAGGGTCGCGCCCGAACGGTGTTGCTTTGACGATATTGTAGTCGGTCAGCTTCGTGTCGAACATGCAGAAGCCGTCGTGGTGCTTGCTGGTAATCACGATGTACTTCATGCCCGCCTCTTTCGCCATGCGTACCCACTCACGGGCGTTGAACTTCACCGGGTTGAACTGCGCGGCGAACTTTTCGTAATCGCGCACCTGCATCTGTTTGTTGCTCAGATACCACTCGGCGATGGTTTTTCGCCCCTGCCGGTCGGTAGCGTCGGCAGGCACAGCGTAAATCCCCCAGTGAATGAACATGCCGAACTTCGCCTCGCGCCACCAGCGGGTGCGCCTCTCAAAGGCTTCGCGCGTCTCGCCAGCAGGTTGGGCAGATACTGTGCAGGAGAGGACAAACAGTCCCCACGCAAGAAATATCATGACCATCAACCTTATATGTGACATGCTACGCCTCCTTGTATCGTTGTTGTATTTCCTTCAAGCGTTTGATGCATCTTTGCAAGCTGTCGCTCGCATGGGCTGCAACGTCTGGACGCCAGTAGTTCTCGGCAAACTCGATCATGCGGGACGCATAAGCAGCGCCCTCACTACGTCCGCCCGCAGCACGGGGCACGATGTCCTCACGAATCTCGCGTTTCCGCGAACCCCTTGCCAGTTCTATAATCGTTTGCTTAGGGTTTGTCAGTCCTTCTGGATCGGTCGGTACCCGTTGCAAGGGAACCGCGAGAAACTTTGCAATACTTTCCCTATCTGCCAGCAGCCACGCTTCCACAGAGCGCACAGCGACACGGAATATCAGCTGCTCAGAAGGTTGAGATATCCACGCTGCTTTCAGCTGAGGGGCACACTCTGCTTCATTGTTCAGGTCAACCAACACCACCCACCAGTTATGTGAGGCGGCTTGATTGTACCCGTTGATCTTCTGGCGCAGATGCGACTTGCCTGACCTTCCATACACCGCACCAACTTGCATTTCCACCTCACGACATATCCTGCGAAGCACCGCTTCATCCACAATCCCCTCAACAGCAGCGAACAAGACCGGCAGCGTTTTCATCACACTCCCTCGAACAAGCCCAGCTGATGCGCCCTCTCTGGTCTGGTCATCGGTATAACGATTTCCGAGAGTGTCGTTCCTTGCTCCAGGAGTGTCTTTACCTGCCCGAACTCATCCGCCCGCCGGATGACGGTGCCTTCGTCCTCAGGAAAGAACAGCAATACTTCGTCCAGCCCTATTCCACTGTCTTGTAACAGGTCTGCAGAATGTGTGCTCACGATAATTTGTCGGCGTGTACGTCGCTGAACGCGAGCAAACATCTGGGGGATATATCGGATGACCTCTGGATGCAGGTATAGTTCAGGCTCTTCCAGAAGCAAGGGGCCGGTACCGTCTTGAAGCACCCATAGCAGGCCAATAAGGCGTAAAGTGCCATCGGAGAAATCCTGTTCCGAAAGCCATGCTCCACGCGGACGCCAGTGCTGGTAATTGCCCTTCAGGTGCGGAGTACCCCTTTCGTCTCTGTACAGCTGTAGTTCGTTGAGCTGGGGAACCGCCAAACGCAAGGCGTCCTGAATACGACGCAAGCGTGCCTGTCGTGTGCGCTCCGGCGCTTGCGCAATCCGTTCCAGAAAGTCGCCCCCATACGGATCGTGGTGGCGGCCAACGGAGCGGTCAGGTTCGCGTATCAGCTGTGGCACAATGTGAAGGTAGCTGATAGAGGCGAAAACGTCCGCCAGAGTCCGAAAGGGACGGTTAACGTTCACCTGTTCCAGGTAAGTCTGTGTCAATCGCTCCGGGTCATCTTTATCCTTCTCATCGGGACGATCCAGCAGTACTTGACCATCATGGGATATGTGCTCCTCACGCAGTACGGGACGTCTTAAGTTGTCCTGGTTATACCGAATGGTGTAACACCAAGACTCTGTTCCGTCCTCATTGGAAACGGTGACCACAAGGCCGATGTCGGAATATCTGCGAGCAGACAGGCTACGCAGGCGAGATACCCCTCCACGGCGACGTACCGCCTCTTGGAATCCTCCCCCTACCGAGACAAGGTCCCGCAGGAAGCGCAGAATATCTAAAAAATTAGACTTACCGGAGGCGTTAGGCCCAACAAGAAACACGCGCCGCGGCAGTATCACTTCCGCTAAGGTGAAGTTGCGCCAGTTCTCTACGCGCAGCTGAGATATGTAATAGCCCGAAGTCCCCCTTTTTTGCATGGAACGGGTACCCCTAGGCGTATTTTACCCCTCGCACGCCTTCACCTCCTGCTCGAACTGCGCGATCGCCTCTATGCCTTCCAGCACGCCGATTTCCAGCGTGTAGGTGCGCTCCTCGCCCGGATTCAGGTGCTGCAGGCGTCCGGCAGCTCGCTCCTCCACACGCCCCTGCACCAGCGCATTGCCCGGCTCCAATCCAACCACATACTCGCCCTGCCCCATCATCTTCCACTGGGTGAAGTAGGGCAGTTCGTTGCGGTTGTAGCGCACGTAGACACCGTATCCGCCCTCGCATGCGCGGTTGACGATACCGCACACCACCGTGCCGTCCGCCTTTGCACCCATCTTGTGGAAGTACACCTGCTCGTAGAAGCCGGGCGTGGGCGCAATCAGGCGGTTCCATATCGCGATATCCTTTGCGGCGATCTCGGTGCGCGGGATTACCTCCTGACTAGGCAGAACTATCTCTGCCCCCTCGTCCACCACGGGCCAGCCGAGGTTGATGTGGTACAGAATCATATGCGGTGTGCGCTTGTAGCCCAGATTCTTCACCACGTCGTGGATGCGCAGCCATGTCGCGCCTAGCTGCGTCTCGATACGTCGGGTGAGCTGCAGGTTCTCACCGAATACGATGGCTTCACGCAGACTGCCCTGCGCGAACAGCACATACTCCTCGCCGCGCCATTCCCCGCCCCATGCGAGGTGGTACGCTGGCGTGTAAGATGCCCGTCCATGCAAGCCCAGCTGCTGTCCGTCGTCCTCGCTGGGAAAACCCATCGTGCTGTAACCACAGGTGGTCACCAGTCCACCATAGAACCCACGCAACCAACCGAACTTCTCGGGTTCGTAGGTATACGGATGGGCGTCGCCTGTAGCCGATCGCCATGCCAGCGGTTTACCCTTGTAGTGAGCAGCAGAGATGTCCATTCCGCGGCTGGCGAGCACGCTGAAAGTGAGCCCGCTGCCTGTTGTGAAATCGAAGCCCAGCACACCATCCTCGACGCCTTCTATCAGGCGTATCGGCTTCACTCGGGCAACCTGCGAGATATCGCCAACCTTTTGAAGCAGTTCGCTGACGCTGATGTTCTTGCCAAAGAGCACAGGCATGGCTTTAGACCTCCTCGCGATGTTTGCTTGCACCAGAATACGATTTCGGTGCACTGGGGAAGATTTTCCTACCTTCGCGTCACTACCCCTCCCACTCCCCCTTCCTTACCACCGAGCCGAGCGCTAGGCGCACGATAACCTTCGCGGTCTCTTCTTCCGCGAACACCACCTGGTCTACCCCACAACGGCGTAGATCAGCGATTTTGCCCTCCTCGTGCGTACGCG encodes:
- a CDS encoding DUF4432 domain-containing protein, which produces MPVLFGKNISVSELLQKVGDISQVARVKPIRLIEGVEDGVLGFDFTTGSGLTFSVLASRGMDISAAHYKGKPLAWRSATGDAHPYTYEPEKFGWLRGFYGGLVTTCGYSTMGFPSEDDGQQLGLHGRASYTPAYHLAWGGEWRGEEYVLFAQGSLREAIVFGENLQLTRRIETQLGATWLRIHDVVKNLGYKRTPHMILYHINLGWPVVDEGAEIVLPSQEVIPRTEIAAKDIAIWNRLIAPTPGFYEQVYFHKMGAKADGTVVCGIVNRACEGGYGVYVRYNRNELPYFTQWKMMGQGEYVVGLEPGNALVQGRVEERAAGRLQHLNPGEERTYTLEIGVLEGIEAIAQFEQEVKACEG
- a CDS encoding chromosome segregation protein SMC; the encoded protein is MQKRGTSGYYISQLRVENWRNFTLAEVILPRRVFLVGPNASGKSNFLDILRFLRDLVSVGGGFQEAVRRRGGVSRLRSLSARRYSDIGLVVTVSNEDGTESWCYTIRYNQDNLRRPVLREEHISHDGQVLLDRPDEKDKDDPERLTQTYLEQVNVNRPFRTLADVFASISYLHIVPQLIREPDRSVGRHHDPYGGDFLERIAQAPERTRQARLRRIQDALRLAVPQLNELQLYRDERGTPHLKGNYQHWRPRGAWLSEQDFSDGTLRLIGLLWVLQDGTGPLLLEEPELYLHPEVIRYIPQMFARVQRRTRRQIIVSTHSADLLQDSGIGLDEVLLFFPEDEGTVIRRADEFGQVKTLLEQGTTLSEIVIPMTRPERAHQLGLFEGV